The proteins below are encoded in one region of Limnochorda pilosa:
- a CDS encoding cobyrinate a,c-diamide synthase, translating to MTARLVVAGTHSGVGKTTVAVGLMAALARRGLAVQGFKVGPDFIDPSYHRAATGRPVWNLDTWMAGEAGVRRAFDRATFGASVAVVEGVMGLYDGAGPTDDRGSTAAVARLLDAPVLLVLDGSALARSAAAVVRGFQTFAPGGHPGLHLAGVVANRVAGAGHLRLLREAIEAYTGVPLLGGLAREEALRLPERHLGLVPAPERPATGTFLELLAGRVEAGLDVDRILALARSAPPLCPWDEPVEERLCREEPPRGVPRRPSHPTGPAPQPQVRIALARDEAFSFYYEENLDRLQEAGAELLPFSPMRDDALPGGCGAVYLGGGYPELFARELAGNRSMRASLQHAASRGMPILAECGGLLYLCRELVDFQGRRYPMVGLVRGTARMQERLAALGYVEVEGTGSSFLLEPGEVARGHVFHHSVFEPEGTLLPPYRIRNRRDPGAAGHAVGNLLASYVHLHFASNPRLAPRLVEAARRFLAGSQARAPAGRYRRETDGGKRTSWGGASGA from the coding sequence ATGACCGCTCGTCTGGTGGTGGCCGGTACCCACAGTGGGGTGGGCAAGACGACGGTGGCCGTGGGGCTCATGGCCGCCCTCGCCCGGCGCGGCCTGGCGGTTCAGGGCTTCAAGGTGGGCCCGGACTTCATCGACCCCAGCTACCACCGCGCCGCGACGGGTCGCCCCGTCTGGAACCTCGACACCTGGATGGCCGGTGAGGCGGGCGTACGCCGCGCCTTCGACCGCGCGACCTTTGGGGCGAGCGTGGCGGTCGTCGAGGGCGTCATGGGCCTTTACGACGGGGCCGGCCCCACGGACGACAGGGGCAGCACCGCCGCCGTCGCCAGACTCCTCGACGCCCCCGTGCTCCTGGTCCTGGACGGCTCCGCCTTGGCCCGGAGCGCCGCCGCGGTGGTACGGGGCTTCCAGACCTTCGCGCCCGGAGGACACCCGGGCCTCCATCTCGCCGGCGTGGTGGCCAACCGGGTGGCGGGCGCCGGGCACCTCCGGCTGCTGCGGGAGGCGATCGAGGCGTACACGGGCGTGCCCCTCCTGGGCGGGCTGGCCAGGGAGGAGGCCCTCCGTCTGCCCGAGCGACACCTGGGGCTGGTCCCGGCGCCCGAGCGGCCGGCGACGGGGACCTTCCTGGAGCTGCTCGCCGGCCGCGTGGAGGCGGGACTCGACGTGGACCGGATCCTGGCCCTGGCCCGCTCGGCTCCGCCTCTATGTCCGTGGGACGAGCCCGTTGAGGAAAGGCTCTGTCGCGAGGAGCCCCCACGGGGGGTACCGCGCCGGCCTTCCCATCCAACGGGGCCGGCCCCGCAGCCGCAGGTGCGGATCGCCCTCGCCCGGGATGAAGCCTTCAGCTTTTACTACGAGGAGAACCTCGATCGGCTCCAGGAGGCCGGTGCCGAGCTGCTCCCCTTCAGCCCCATGCGGGACGACGCCCTGCCCGGTGGCTGCGGCGCCGTCTACCTCGGGGGCGGATACCCTGAGCTGTTCGCCCGGGAGCTGGCCGGGAACAGGTCGATGAGGGCCTCCCTCCAGCATGCCGCCTCCCGCGGCATGCCGATCCTTGCCGAATGCGGAGGGCTCCTCTACCTCTGCCGCGAGCTGGTCGACTTCCAGGGGCGGCGCTACCCTATGGTCGGCCTCGTGCGGGGAACCGCCCGCATGCAGGAGCGGCTTGCGGCCCTGGGCTACGTGGAGGTGGAGGGGACCGGCTCCTCCTTCCTCCTGGAACCGGGTGAGGTCGCGCGCGGGCACGTCTTCCACCACTCGGTCTTCGAACCCGAGGGGACCCTCCTCCCTCCCTACCGGATCCGCAACCGCCGCGATCCGGGCGCGGCGGGACACGCCGTCGGGAACCTGCTTGCGAGCTACGTCCACCTCCACTTCGCCTCCAACCCCCGCCTCGCGCCCCGCCTGGTGGAGGCGGCTCGGCGCTTCCTGGCCGGGTCCCAGGCCAGGGCACCTGCGGGGCGGTACCGCCGGGAGACCGACGGAGGGAAGAGGACCTCCTGGGGAGGTGCTTCGGGTGCCTGA
- the cobS gene encoding adenosylcobinamide-GDP ribazoletransferase — MRRSAAGRPGKERGKAGIPALLLPLVAVHFLTRLPVRLPGVPSPEALAASLRYYPLVGLALGAAAGAMGATLGRLGLDAPAPAAVSLAALVLLTGNLHLDGLMDTADGLGGARERERALEIMRDSRVGAHGVSAGILALLLHLALLAGLSGAGLVRDLALACGWGRWALVYGACRYPHARAGGGLASPFMEHAGFPEQAWALGSLLLLGPAVAGGASALSLWAGAALAGLAVPAAGAAWLARRLGGLTGDTLGALSETTTVAVLLALRLGGG, encoded by the coding sequence GTGAGGCGGTCAGCGGCAGGGCGTCCGGGCAAGGAGCGCGGGAAGGCAGGCATTCCCGCCCTCCTCCTGCCTCTGGTGGCCGTCCACTTCCTCACCCGGCTTCCCGTGCGCCTCCCGGGCGTGCCAAGCCCTGAGGCGCTGGCGGCCTCGCTTCGGTACTACCCGTTGGTCGGCCTCGCCCTGGGCGCGGCCGCAGGGGCGATGGGGGCCACCCTCGGCCGCCTCGGCCTCGATGCGCCCGCGCCTGCGGCCGTGAGCCTCGCGGCCCTCGTCCTCCTCACGGGCAACCTCCACCTGGACGGCCTCATGGACACGGCCGACGGCCTGGGTGGTGCCCGGGAGCGGGAGAGGGCCCTGGAGATCATGAGGGACAGCCGGGTCGGGGCTCACGGCGTCTCCGCCGGCATCCTCGCGTTGCTCCTCCACCTCGCGCTGCTGGCGGGGCTCTCCGGGGCGGGACTGGTGCGGGACCTCGCGCTCGCCTGCGGGTGGGGGCGGTGGGCCCTCGTTTACGGAGCCTGCCGTTACCCCCACGCCCGGGCCGGAGGAGGCCTCGCCAGCCCCTTCATGGAGCACGCGGGTTTTCCGGAGCAGGCCTGGGCCCTGGGGAGCCTCCTGCTGCTCGGCCCGGCCGTCGCAGGGGGCGCGTCGGCGCTCTCCCTCTGGGCCGGCGCCGCCCTGGCCGGCCTCGCGGTGCCCGCGGCGGGGGCGGCCTGGCTTGCCCGGCGGCTCGGAGGCCTGACCGGCGACACCCTGGGCGCGCTCTCGGAGACGACGACGGTGGCCGTCCTCCTCGCGCTCCGGCTGGGGGGAGGCTGA
- the cbiB gene encoding adenosylcobinamide-phosphate synthase CbiB, whose translation MIEPGILPIAYLLDRLVGDPAWLPHPVRMVGRTVPPLEHALRRLFQGPTAERLAGFLLLAVLAGATWALAWLLLTLTAWASPWAARFLEAWLVAATLAPRGLAAEARAVHRELAAGRLEGARRRVAGLVGRETSDLPEAEVVRAAVESVGENLVDAVTAPLLYAALGGAPLALAYRTVNTLDALVGHPSARYRFFGWASARADDLLNYLPARLTVPMVGLTAALLGLDGPGAWRAAVRDGRRHPSPNAGLAEAAFAGALGVRLGGWNRYEGVPHFRPYLGDLIRPLERARIQEAIRLMEGSGLLVLVLLLLVLSLFSPSLSAPIAAGWGGQP comes from the coding sequence GTGATCGAGCCCGGGATCCTGCCCATCGCCTACCTCCTGGACCGCCTGGTGGGGGATCCGGCGTGGCTGCCGCATCCTGTCCGCATGGTCGGTAGGACGGTGCCCCCGCTCGAGCACGCCCTCCGCCGCCTCTTCCAGGGGCCCACCGCCGAGCGCCTCGCGGGTTTCCTCCTCCTGGCCGTGCTGGCTGGGGCGACCTGGGCGCTCGCCTGGCTCCTCCTCACCCTGACGGCCTGGGCTTCCCCCTGGGCCGCCCGGTTCCTGGAAGCCTGGCTGGTGGCGGCGACACTCGCACCCCGGGGGCTGGCGGCCGAGGCCCGGGCGGTTCATCGGGAGCTCGCGGCCGGGCGGCTCGAAGGCGCCCGCCGCCGGGTGGCAGGCCTCGTCGGCCGGGAGACTTCCGACCTCCCCGAGGCGGAGGTGGTGCGGGCCGCGGTGGAGAGCGTGGGGGAGAACCTGGTGGACGCCGTCACCGCGCCCCTCCTCTACGCCGCCCTGGGGGGCGCTCCCCTGGCCCTGGCCTACCGGACCGTCAACACCCTCGACGCCCTGGTGGGCCACCCGAGCGCGCGCTACCGCTTCTTCGGATGGGCCTCCGCCCGGGCCGACGACCTCCTGAACTACCTCCCGGCCCGGCTCACGGTTCCCATGGTCGGCCTGACCGCCGCCCTTCTGGGCCTCGATGGCCCCGGGGCCTGGCGGGCAGCCGTGCGGGACGGGCGCCGTCACCCCAGCCCCAACGCCGGCCTGGCCGAGGCCGCCTTTGCCGGTGCGCTGGGGGTCCGCCTGGGAGGCTGGAACCGCTACGAGGGGGTGCCCCACTTCCGGCCGTACCTGGGCGACCTCATCCGCCCGCTGGAGAGAGCGCGGATCCAGGAGGCGATCCGCCTCATGGAGGGATCGGGTCTCCTGGTGCTCGTGCTCCTCCTGCTCGTCCTCTCCCTTTTCTCGCCTTCCCTGAGCGCGCCCATCGCGGCGGGATGGGGTGGGCAGCCGTGA
- the dps gene encoding DNA protection during starvation protein has translation MADKPHASGRVAAGDASQRVGVEVLEARGVNVEVLREKLIDAIGAEFTTYYYYSILRMYLAGYEDYKEICEDARLEDRSHFELVLPRVYELGGSIPRDIRAFADRASCPDAYLPDDPSPVNVLEVLLEAERCAIRTWSEICDLTAGGKDPRTYDMASRILQEEIEHEAWFIELLSKERDGVIRPSGHFRRGEPGDAPHSKNRPFYNP, from the coding sequence ATGGCCGACAAGCCTCATGCGTCCGGTCGCGTTGCTGCTGGTGATGCATCCCAGCGGGTTGGGGTCGAGGTGCTGGAAGCCCGCGGGGTCAACGTCGAGGTGCTCCGAGAGAAGCTCATCGACGCCATCGGAGCCGAGTTCACCACCTACTACTACTACAGCATCCTCAGGATGTACCTGGCAGGCTACGAGGATTACAAGGAGATCTGCGAGGACGCCCGCCTGGAGGACCGATCCCACTTCGAGCTGGTCCTTCCGCGGGTCTACGAGCTGGGCGGCTCCATCCCGCGCGACATCCGTGCGTTCGCCGACCGGGCCTCCTGCCCCGACGCCTACCTCCCCGACGACCCGTCACCCGTCAACGTGCTCGAGGTGCTGCTGGAAGCCGAGCGCTGTGCCATTCGCACCTGGAGCGAGATCTGCGACCTGACCGCCGGTGGCAAGGACCCGCGCACCTACGACATGGCCTCCCGCATCCTTCAGGAGGAGATCGAGCACGAGGCGTGGTTCATCGAGCTGCTGAGCAAGGAGCGCGACGGAGTGATTCGGCCCTCGGGCCACTTCCGGCGCGGTGAGCCGGGGGATGCACCCCACAGCAAGAACCGGCCCTTCTACAACCCGTGA
- a CDS encoding GHMP family kinase ATP-binding protein, with amino-acid sequence MEVRWAAASAPGTCGELVQGTLRGEPFLVSCPISWRACARVVLRRERGLCVSGPRGRWKSLRAVRAALRLLGVEDVRAELSLSSPLPVGKGMGSSTAEVLAAAAATAAGGEGGAGRRLSGKGARSRWRGARPSGRSRRLRFPSTAGIASRPPAGTAGPVIASST; translated from the coding sequence ATGGAGGTCCGATGGGCGGCGGCGAGCGCCCCCGGCACGTGCGGCGAGCTGGTCCAGGGGACCCTCCGAGGGGAGCCGTTCCTGGTCAGCTGCCCCATCTCCTGGCGGGCGTGCGCCCGGGTCGTCCTCCGGCGCGAGCGCGGCCTCTGCGTCTCAGGCCCCCGGGGTCGCTGGAAGAGCCTCCGGGCCGTCCGGGCGGCGCTCCGCCTGCTGGGTGTCGAAGACGTCCGGGCCGAGCTCTCCCTCTCCTCCCCCCTCCCGGTGGGGAAGGGGATGGGGAGCAGCACCGCCGAGGTCCTGGCGGCCGCCGCGGCGACGGCGGCGGGTGGCGAAGGCGGAGCCGGCCGCCGTCTATCTGGGAAGGGGGCACGTTCAAGGTGGAGGGGTGCACGTCCTTCGGGCCGGAGCCGCCGGCTCCGTTTCCCGTCCACGGCGGGGATCGCCTCGAGGCCTCCCGCCGGTACGGCCGGCCCGGTGATCGCTTCGTCGACCTGA
- a CDS encoding bifunctional adenosylcobinamide kinase/adenosylcobinamide-phosphate guanylyltransferase: MPELILVTGGARSGKSRWAERLAGARGGPVTFVATARVEDAEMAERVRRHRARRPPEWRTVEAPLGLARVLRDLAAEDSRSAGAGDVARASRKAAPVIVDCLTLLLSNLLLEASRGREGGEEGPPDPGVEEAVLGEVRAALEAAEALVGPVIFVTNEVGGGIVPLSPVARRFRDLAGLANQEAAARAGRVYWMISGIPVRVKGSPFPGEENLR; encoded by the coding sequence GTGCCTGAGCTGATCCTCGTCACCGGCGGCGCCCGGAGCGGCAAGAGCCGGTGGGCCGAGCGCCTCGCCGGAGCGCGGGGTGGGCCTGTGACCTTCGTGGCGACGGCCCGGGTGGAGGACGCCGAGATGGCCGAACGGGTCCGGCGCCACCGGGCCCGGCGCCCGCCCGAGTGGAGGACGGTCGAGGCACCCCTGGGGCTGGCACGGGTCCTGCGGGACCTGGCGGCGGAGGACAGCCGATCCGCCGGGGCCGGAGACGTGGCCCGTGCCAGCCGGAAAGCGGCCCCCGTCATCGTCGACTGCCTCACCCTCCTCCTCAGCAACCTGCTCCTGGAGGCGAGCCGGGGCCGGGAGGGCGGGGAGGAGGGGCCGCCGGATCCTGGGGTGGAGGAGGCGGTGCTGGGCGAGGTCCGGGCCGCCCTCGAGGCGGCCGAGGCCCTGGTCGGCCCCGTCATCTTCGTGACCAACGAGGTGGGCGGCGGCATCGTCCCCCTCTCCCCCGTGGCGCGCCGCTTCCGGGACCTGGCGGGCCTGGCCAACCAGGAGGCGGCCGCCCGGGCGGGCCGGGTCTACTGGATGATCTCGGGCATCCCGGTCCGGGTGAAGGGGTCCCCGTTCCCAGGAGAGGAGAACCTCCGGTGA
- the cobD gene encoding threonine-phosphate decarboxylase CobD, giving the protein MEGCTSFGPEPPAPFPVHGGDRLEASRRYGRPGDRFVDLSVNVSFTGPPRAVREALRAAAEEVERYPEPRAARLRARLALREGVPEGSAMVGNGASELIYLLASALAAGARGRRFLVPSPTFGEYRRALEGHGIAVREVPLPWESFALPVEVVEQELQEAAGLFLCNPNNPTGRLEPREVLLPLARAAAARGAWLVVDESFLPFAPQGEEDSLVPEVARLPNLVVLRSLTKLHAIPGARLGVAFGPPELVAAMEARRDPWSVNAFAQAAGHALLDAAADLGRLRRDVARAREALVREMEGVRGLLPRASSANFLLVEVTAPGWRAPAVVDALGRRGILVRDCRSFGPIGERFFRTAVSGRPARDALTAALGDLLGREALHS; this is encoded by the coding sequence GTGGAGGGGTGCACGTCCTTCGGGCCGGAGCCGCCGGCTCCGTTTCCCGTCCACGGCGGGGATCGCCTCGAGGCCTCCCGCCGGTACGGCCGGCCCGGTGATCGCTTCGTCGACCTGAGCGTCAACGTGAGCTTCACCGGCCCGCCACGGGCGGTGCGGGAGGCCCTGCGGGCCGCCGCGGAAGAGGTCGAGCGCTACCCCGAGCCCCGCGCCGCCCGCCTGCGGGCCCGCCTGGCCCTCCGGGAGGGAGTTCCTGAGGGATCGGCGATGGTGGGGAACGGGGCGAGCGAGCTGATCTACCTCCTGGCCTCCGCCCTGGCCGCCGGGGCCCGGGGGCGCCGCTTCCTGGTCCCGTCGCCCACCTTCGGCGAGTACCGGCGCGCCCTGGAGGGCCACGGGATCGCAGTGAGGGAGGTCCCCCTCCCCTGGGAGTCCTTCGCCCTCCCCGTGGAGGTGGTCGAGCAGGAATTGCAGGAGGCGGCCGGTCTCTTCCTCTGCAACCCGAACAACCCCACGGGCCGGCTGGAGCCCAGGGAGGTGCTGCTTCCGCTGGCCCGGGCGGCCGCGGCCCGAGGCGCCTGGCTGGTCGTCGACGAGTCGTTCCTCCCCTTCGCGCCCCAGGGGGAGGAGGACTCGCTGGTGCCCGAGGTCGCCCGCCTCCCCAACCTGGTGGTGCTCCGCTCGCTGACCAAGCTCCATGCCATCCCCGGCGCCCGCCTGGGGGTCGCCTTCGGCCCGCCGGAACTGGTGGCGGCCATGGAGGCGCGCCGGGACCCGTGGAGCGTCAACGCCTTCGCCCAGGCGGCGGGCCACGCCCTGCTCGACGCCGCTGCCGACCTGGGACGTCTCCGCCGGGACGTCGCCCGGGCCCGGGAGGCGCTGGTTCGGGAGATGGAAGGGGTCCGGGGTCTACTCCCGCGCGCCTCGTCGGCCAACTTCCTGCTGGTGGAGGTGACAGCCCCCGGCTGGCGAGCCCCCGCGGTGGTGGATGCCCTGGGGCGGCGGGGCATCCTCGTCCGGGACTGCCGCTCCTTCGGCCCCATCGGGGAGCGCTTCTTCCGCACGGCGGTGTCGGGCCGCCCCGCCCGGGATGCCCTCACCGCCGCGCTCGGGGACCTCCTGGGCAGGGAGGCGCTCCACTCATGA
- a CDS encoding 2Fe-2S iron-sulfur cluster-binding protein, with translation MAGAETRITPSHPVELITPSGTHRLEVAEDQFILDRALQAGLDLPHTCLQGWCTTCAGRILEGEVDPSAALRYYREDREAGYVLLCTARPRGPLRIQTHQKEALRANRRKHRLPAPRA, from the coding sequence ATGGCCGGTGCCGAGACCCGGATCACGCCCAGCCATCCGGTGGAGCTGATCACCCCCTCTGGAACACACCGCCTGGAGGTCGCAGAAGACCAGTTCATCCTGGACCGCGCCCTCCAGGCGGGTCTCGACCTCCCGCACACGTGCCTGCAGGGCTGGTGTACCACGTGCGCCGGGCGCATCCTCGAAGGGGAAGTCGACCCGAGCGCCGCCCTCCGGTACTACCGCGAGGACCGCGAGGCCGGATACGTGCTGCTCTGTACGGCACGGCCCCGGGGTCCTCTGCGCATCCAGACCCATCAGAAGGAGGCCCTCCGGGCCAACCGCCGCAAACACCGCCTTCCCGCGCCCAGGGCGTGA
- a CDS encoding cobyric acid synthase yields the protein MTRTGGASTWARALMVQGTGSHVGKSLIAAGLCRIFAEDGHRVAPFKAQNMSLNAWVTPEGGEISWAQAVQARAAGLPPHVDMNPVLLKPVRDTGSQVVLLGEAVGTLSAVEYQAFKPRIWQAVLAALDRLRAAHEIVVIEGAGSPAEVNLREGDIANMAVAEAANAPVLLAADIDRGGALAWVVGTLELLAPEERARVRGILINKFRGDRSLLQPGLDFLEERTGVPVLGVIPYLPRIGLPEEDTLPDERPPAPVRPDTVHVVVLRHPHLANFTDFDALAGEPDVALRFVGNGEPLGRPDVVVLPGSKTTLADLEHLRAHGYDAAIHRLAAEGSYVVGLCGGYQMMGLEVADPLGVEGPSRSLPGLGLLPVRTVLRPTKLTALARGESLLPGMEGPVEGYEIHMGESERAGGSSALRLQRRNAPRGEVDDGCWAGDGRVFGTYLHGLFDHPGFRRSFLNRVRAGKGLPTLPPAPEAPPDEPYRRLAQALRESVDIEAVYRLMG from the coding sequence ATGACCAGGACAGGTGGGGCAAGCACCTGGGCCCGCGCGCTCATGGTCCAGGGGACCGGCTCCCACGTAGGCAAGAGCCTCATCGCCGCCGGGCTCTGCCGCATCTTCGCCGAGGACGGCCACCGGGTCGCCCCCTTCAAGGCGCAGAACATGTCGCTCAACGCCTGGGTGACGCCCGAGGGGGGCGAGATCAGTTGGGCTCAGGCGGTGCAGGCTCGCGCCGCGGGCCTCCCGCCCCACGTCGACATGAACCCGGTCCTCCTCAAGCCCGTCCGGGACACGGGCTCCCAGGTGGTCCTCCTGGGCGAGGCGGTGGGGACCCTCTCCGCCGTCGAGTACCAGGCGTTCAAGCCCCGGATCTGGCAGGCGGTCCTGGCGGCCCTGGACCGCCTCCGGGCCGCCCACGAGATCGTCGTCATCGAGGGGGCCGGAAGCCCGGCCGAGGTGAACCTGCGGGAGGGCGACATCGCCAACATGGCCGTGGCCGAAGCTGCGAACGCCCCCGTCCTCCTGGCGGCGGACATCGACCGGGGCGGGGCGCTGGCCTGGGTGGTGGGGACCCTGGAGCTGCTCGCGCCCGAAGAGCGGGCCCGGGTGCGGGGGATCCTCATCAACAAGTTCCGGGGGGATCGCTCGCTCCTCCAGCCGGGCCTCGACTTCCTGGAGGAACGGACGGGCGTACCCGTGCTCGGGGTGATCCCCTACCTCCCCCGGATCGGCCTCCCCGAAGAGGACACCCTCCCCGATGAGCGCCCGCCCGCCCCCGTGCGGCCGGACACCGTCCACGTCGTGGTGCTCCGGCACCCCCACTTGGCCAACTTCACCGACTTCGACGCCCTGGCCGGGGAGCCGGACGTGGCCCTCCGCTTCGTGGGGAACGGGGAGCCGCTGGGCCGCCCCGATGTGGTCGTCCTGCCCGGCTCCAAGACCACCCTGGCCGACCTGGAGCACCTGAGGGCGCACGGCTACGACGCCGCCATCCACCGCCTCGCGGCGGAGGGGTCGTACGTGGTCGGCCTCTGCGGTGGTTACCAGATGATGGGGCTGGAGGTGGCCGATCCCCTGGGCGTCGAGGGACCCTCGCGGTCCCTCCCGGGCCTAGGGCTCCTGCCGGTGCGAACGGTTCTCCGCCCCACCAAGCTGACGGCCCTGGCGCGGGGCGAGTCGCTCCTCCCCGGGATGGAAGGCCCCGTGGAGGGGTACGAGATCCACATGGGCGAGAGCGAGCGGGCAGGAGGCTCCTCCGCCCTCCGCCTGCAGCGCCGGAACGCTCCGCGCGGCGAGGTCGACGACGGCTGCTGGGCCGGCGACGGCCGCGTCTTCGGTACCTACCTCCACGGTCTCTTCGACCACCCCGGATTCCGCCGGAGCTTCCTCAACCGGGTACGGGCCGGGAAGGGGCTGCCGACGCTCCCACCGGCCCCGGAGGCGCCGCCCGACGAGCCCTACCGGCGGCTGGCGCAGGCCCTGCGGGAGAGCGTCGACATCGAGGCCGTCTACCGCCTGATGGGCTGA
- a CDS encoding PorV/PorQ family protein, producing the protein MSLARTPARARPWILAVALLGASWVVAPAAAGQVGAGASTATGADSRALAMGGAYAAIVEGASAAYYNPAALAWAEDREVVSLYARDFGVVNNLHLSLALPTVGATFMLVQVSSEERDAAGDPLAAFSTSEMATWLGFGRPLGKLALGASVLAYRQGLRETSSLGLSLTSGAMAKIGPIRVAAMVRNLPGFVLPGGGDPVVMASSATLALAVEGSWWLGTVEYEQPLTAHATPAPDGATLGGGSLRVGGEVRLDLVALRAGFWTRDGLWTPTGGVGVALDLGSVDYAYEAHPFLGGSHRVSLRVRF; encoded by the coding sequence ATGAGCCTCGCTCGAACCCCGGCCCGGGCCCGGCCCTGGATCCTCGCCGTCGCTCTGCTGGGGGCGAGTTGGGTGGTTGCACCTGCCGCCGCGGGCCAGGTGGGTGCGGGCGCGAGCACCGCCACGGGGGCGGACAGCCGGGCGCTCGCCATGGGAGGCGCCTACGCCGCCATCGTCGAGGGCGCCAGCGCCGCCTACTACAACCCGGCGGCCCTGGCCTGGGCGGAGGATCGGGAGGTGGTGAGCCTTTACGCTCGGGACTTCGGCGTGGTGAACAACCTGCACCTCTCGCTGGCCCTTCCGACCGTGGGGGCGACCTTCATGCTCGTCCAGGTCTCCTCCGAGGAGCGGGACGCGGCGGGCGATCCTCTGGCTGCCTTCAGTACCAGCGAGATGGCGACCTGGCTGGGGTTCGGTCGGCCCCTCGGGAAGCTGGCGCTGGGCGCCAGCGTCTTGGCGTACCGCCAGGGTCTGAGGGAGACAAGTTCCCTGGGCCTCAGCCTCACCAGCGGTGCGATGGCGAAGATCGGCCCGATCCGAGTGGCGGCCATGGTGCGGAACCTGCCGGGGTTCGTCTTGCCCGGCGGGGGCGACCCGGTGGTCATGGCCTCCAGTGCCACGCTGGCGCTGGCCGTCGAGGGATCCTGGTGGCTGGGAACGGTGGAGTACGAGCAGCCGCTGACGGCCCACGCAACCCCGGCGCCGGACGGCGCGACGCTCGGGGGAGGATCCCTCCGGGTGGGCGGTGAGGTCCGCTTGGACCTTGTGGCCCTCCGGGCGGGGTTCTGGACGCGCGACGGGCTCTGGACGCCCACCGGCGGTGTGGGCGTAGCTCTCGACCTCGGCAGCGTCGACTACGCGTACGAAGCGCATCCCTTCCTGGGCGGCTCCCACCGCGTGAGCCTGCGGGTTCGATTCTGA